The DNA window GGCTCGCGGACTTCTCGCTGACCGCCCCGGCCGGACGGATCTACGCGCTGGCCGGCCAGCTCGGCAGCGGGGCGTCCGACGTGCTGCGCGCGGTGGCCGGCCTGCACTCCCAGGCCACCGGCAGCGTCCGGCTGCGCGACGAGGACGTGCCCTTCCGGGACGCGGTCGGCGTCGGCCGGGCGGGCATCGCGTTCGTCTCCAACGACCGCAAGACCGAGGGCCTCTTCCTCGACAAGACCATCGCCACCAACCTGGTCGCGACGCGGCTGCCGCGTCTCGGTCGCGGTGGGCTGCTGAGCCCGCGGCGGGAGCGCCAGGAGTCGAGGTCCCTCGCGTCGCTGGCCGGGCTGCCGGCCGCGCGCCTCGGCGAGCCGGTGCTCGCGCTGAGCGGTGGCAACCAGCAGAAGGCCTTCGTCGGGCGCTGCCTGGGCCGCGACGACGTCTTCGCGCTGCTGCTGGACGAGCCGACCCGGGGCGTCGACATCGGCGGCCGGGCAGCGATCCACCATCTGCTGCGCGAGGCGGCCGACGCCGGGCTCGTCGTCGTCTTCGCCTCGACCGAGCTCGAGGAGCTGCTCGAGCTCGGCGACGTGATCGTGACGATGCACGACGGGCGGGTGGTCGGTCGCTACGACGACGAGGTGGACGGAGCGGTGCTGATGCGTGACATGACCAAGGGGGACGCCGCGTGACCACCACCGACGACGAGCCGCGCGGCCAGGTCGCCGTGGCCATGCCCGGCGCGCCCGCCGCCCGCGGCTGGCGACCCGACCCCCTCGGCGTTCTGTTGCTGGTGGTCGTGGTCGCACTGGTCCCGGTGGCCGTCACGACCGACCGCTTCCTGACCCTCGACAACGCGCGGGCCATCCTGGCCGCGACGGCCTTCGTCGGGATCACGGCGGTCGGCGCCACGCTCGTCATGATCGCGGGGTCCGCCGTGTCGATGGCCGCCTCGCAGACCGCCACGGTGGTCGCGATGGTCTTCCTCTCGACCCAGGACCTCGGGCTCAGCGTCGCGCTGCTCCTCTCCCTCCTCTGCGGCATCGCCATCACCGCCGTGCAGGGCGTGGTGATCGGCTACTGGGAGGCCAACCCGATCGTGCTCACGATCGCGGCCGGCTTCGCGATCGGCGGCACCGCGACCTGGCTGAGCGGCGGCACCACCGTCTACGCCGAGGACGACGCGTACGACGTCCTGAACTCGACCGTCCTCGGGCTGCCGGTCGCGGTCTACGTGCTGCTGGTGGTCGCCCTGGTCGCCGAGTGGGTGCTGCGCCGTACGACGCCCGGACGGCAGATGTTCCTGGTCGGGGAGAACCGCGGCGCGGCGCGCGCGGCGGGCCTGCCGGTGGGCCGGGTGATCGGCGTTGCGTGGGCGTTCTTCGGCCTGTGCATCGCGATCACCGGCGTCTTCCTCGCGTCGTTCAACACCAGCGCCACGGTCTCCCTCGGCGGCACGCTGACGCTGGACGCGATCGCGGCGGTCCTCGTCGGCGGCACCGCGATCACCGGCGGCCGAGGGTCCGCGCTGCGCACCCTCGGCGGGGCCGTGCTGATCTCGGTGATCGCCAACCTGCTGCTCATCCGGGGCTACTCCACCGGTGCCCAGATCCTCGTCAAGGGAGTGCTCGTGCTCGTCGTCGTGGTCCTCGTCCACCTGCGGTCGACGCGAGGACATCGATGATCCGCCGTGTCCTCGCCCGTCCGGAACGGGTCACGCCGCTCGTCGCCCTGGCGCTGGTGATCGTCGCCTTCGCCGCGACTCCGCTGCGCACCGGCACCCCGATCGCGACGTTCGACATCTACAACGCGCTCCAGGGCTTCGCCCAGATCGGCCTGCTGGCCCTGGCGATCGGGCTCACCATGATCGCCGGCGAGTTCGACCTGTCGGTCGTCGGCACCTACGCGCTCGGCGGCATGGTGGCCGTCCAGGCGGGGCAGGACTCCCCGCTGCTGGGTGTGCTGGCGGCGGTCGGGTGCGGCGTCGCGATCGGGGCCGTCCAGGGCCTCCTCATCGCCCGGCTCCGGATCCCGTCGATGCCCGTCACGCTGGCGACGTACATCGCCCTGCTGGGCCTGACCTATGCGATGTCCGGTGGCCTGAGCGTCAGCTACACCAACTTCGACGCGACGCTGTGGGTCGACCAGACGATCGGGGGCTACTTCTCGCCGCGCAGCCTGATCACCCTGGCGGCGTTCCTGCTGGCGGCCCTGCTCCTGGTCGGCACCCGGCTCGGGCCGGAGCTGCGCGCGATCGGCGGTGACCGTCGCGCCAGCCGGGTCGCCGGCGTCCGCGTCGAGCGCACCCTGGTCGGGCTCTTCACCGCCTCCGGTGCGCTCGCGGCGCTGGGTGGCGCGCTGCTGGCCTACAGCTACGCGTCGGCCAACCCGGATCCCGGTCTGCGGCCGCTGCTGATCGCGGTGGTCGCGGCCCTCCTGGGGGGCGTCTCGCTCGCCGGCGGGAGGGGTACGCCGCTCGGTCTGCTCGCGGGCGCGCTGTGCGTCGCGCTCCTGGCCCAGGTGGTCGCGGTGTCGTACCTCCCGGACTACACCATCCAGCTCTTCTACGCCGCCCTGCTGGCCGTCATCGTGGCGATCGACTCGCCCGGGCTGCACCGCTCCGTCGACCGGCTCCGGGCCAGAGGGGTGCTCCGGCCGTGGCGAACCTGACCTTCGACTTCAGCGGACGCACGGTCCTGGTCACCGGCGCCGCGCGCGGTGTGGGACGGGCGATCGGGGAGCACTTCCGGCTGGCCGGGGCCACCGTCTACCTGGTCGACCTGGAGGCCGACGCGGTGATGGCCGCCGCGAGCGAGATCGGGGCCGTCGGCCTGACCGCCGACGTGGGGGACAGCGAGCAGGTCGCGAGCGTCGTCGACCGGGTCGTCGCCGACACCGGGCGCCTCGACGTGCTCGTCAACAACGCCGGCATCCTGCGCGACGGCGTCGTCTGGAAGCTCACCGACGACGACTACGAGTCCGTGATGGCCGTCCACGCCGGTGGGACCTTCCGCTTCACCCGTGCGGCGGTGCCGCACTTCCGGCACCAGGGCCGCGGGCGGATCATCAACGTCACGTCGTACACGGGGCTGCGCGGCAACGCCGGCCAGTCCAACTACGCGATGGCCAAGGCGGGCATCATCGGCTTCACGAAGACCACGGCGAAGGAGCTCGCGCGGTTCGGGACCACCGTCAACGCGATCTCGCCCAACGCCGCCACCCGGATGATCGAGTCGGTGCCGCCGGACAAGCTGGCCGCGCTGACCGCCGCCATCCCGATGGGCCGCTTCGCCGCGGCCTCCGAGATGGCGGCCGCGGTCGCCTTCCTCGCGTCGGACGAGGCGGCGTACATCACCGGCGTGGTGTTCCCGGTCGACGGAGGCCTGTCACTGTGAGAGCGAAGCCCAACCCCAGGAGGACACCATGACCGCAGCACCCCGGACGATCGTCAGCGACGCGCACTTCCTGGAGGCGCCGCGCTGGCACGACGGCCGGCTCTGGTACTCCGACTTCTACGGCCACCAGGTCCACTCGGTGCGGGAGGACGGCTCCGACGACCGGGTGGAGGCTGAGGTGCCCGGGCAGCCGTCCGGGCTGGGCTGGCTGCCGGACGGTCGCCTGCTCGTCGTCTCGATGACCGACCGCCGGCTGCTGCGCCGCGAGGCCGACGGCAGCCTCGTCGTGCACGCCGACCTGTCCGCCTATGCCACCGGGCACGCCAACGACCTGGCCGTGGACGCCGCCGGCCGGGCGTACGTCGGCAACTTCGGCTTCGACCTGATGGCCGGCGACCCGATCGAGACGGCCTCGCTGCACCGGGTCGACCCGGACGGCACGGTCACCGAGGTGGCCGACGAGCTGTGGTTCCCCAACGGCGCGGTGATCACCCCCGACGGCGTGCTGCTGGTCGTCGAGACCTTCGGCAACCGGGTGACCGCCTTCGACCTCGGCGACGACGGGACCCTGGGCAACCGCCGGGTGTGGGCCGAGTTCGGCCCGCTGCCGTCCGACCGGGACGTGGCCGCTGCGCTGGGCGGGCTCAGCGTCGCCGGGGACGGCGCCTGCCTCGACGCGGAGGGCGCGCTCTGGATCGCCGACGCGATCGGCGACCGGGTCGTGCGCGTGGTCGAGGGCGGCACCATCACCGACGAGATCAAGCCGGGCTCGCCGGTCTACGCCTGTGGCCTGGGCGGGGAGTCCGGCCGCACCCTCTTCATGTGCGCCGCACCCGACTTCCACGCCGAGGCCCGCGCCGCGGCGACCGAGGCCCGGATGCTCGCGCAGGAGGTCGCCGTACCGGCGCCCTAGCCCGCTGCCTTCTGCACCAGCGTGCGGATGAGCTTCTCCTCCACCTGGCCGATCCCGGTCACGGCGTACGACGTCACCCACATCGCGCCGTCGTCCAGCTGGGCGGCCTCCTCGAACCCGAGGGTGGCGTAGCGGGACTTGAACTTCGACGCGGGCTTGAAGAAGACGACGACCTTGCCGTCGCGGGCATAGGACGGGAAGCCGTACCAGGTCTTCGGGTCCAGGGCCGGGGCGACGTCGAGCACGATCCGGTGGATCGCCTCGGCGAGCCCGCGGTCGGGCTGCGGCAGGGCGGTGATCGCCTCGACGCACGCCTCGGCCTCGTCCGCCTTCTTCGCGCCGCCCTTCTTCTCGGCGCGCAGCTCGGCGGCGCGCTGCTTCATCGCCGCCAGCTCGTCCTCGGAGAAGCCGGAATCAGATGTGGTGTTCGTGGTAGCCATGGCCACACGCTAGGCCGGGTCGGCAGGCGGAGACTTCTCGATTCCTGACCGCTTGTCGCCGAGCCCGGGTCAGGCGTCGATCACGATGGGGATGATCAGGGGGTTCCTGCGGAACGCCCGGCCGGCCCAGCGGGCGACGTCGCGGGCGAGCATCTGCTCGAGCTGGTGCGGGTCGCCGATTCCTTCGGCGGCGGCGCGCGCGAGGCACTTCTCGACGACGGCGACAGCGGGGTCGAAGGCGCCGTCCTCGTGGACGAAGCCGCGGACCAGGAAGTCCGGCGGGTCGGCCAGCCTGCCGGTGTCCGCGTCGACGATGGCCAGCACGGTCACGACGCCCTCCTCGCCCAGCGTGCGCCGGTCCTTGAGGGTGGCCTCGGTGACGCCTCCGACGGTCTGGGCGTCGACGTAGATGTTGCCTGCGCGTACCTTGCCGGTGATCTTGGCCTGCCCGTCGACGAGGTCGACGACGACCCCGTCCTCGGCGAGCACGACCCGCTCCTTCGCCAGGCCGGTGCTGATCGCGAGGTCGGCGTTGGCCCGCAGGTGGCGGTACTCGCCGTGGACCGGCATCACGTTCCTGGGCTGGACGATGTTGTAGCAGTAGACGAGCTCGCCGGCGCTCGCGTGGCCCGAGACGTGCACCTTGGCGTTGCCCTTGTGCACGACGTGGGCGCCCCAGCGCGTGAGGCCGTTGATCACGTTGGAGATCGCGTTCTCGTTGCCCGGGATGACCGAGCTGGCCATCAGGATGGTGTCGCCCTCGCCGACGCGGATCTTGTGGTCGCGGCTGGCCATGCGGGACAGCGCGGCCAGGGGTTCGCCCTGCGAGCCGGTGCAGATCAGCGTGGCCTTGTTGGCCGGCATCTTCTCGAGCTGGTCGAGGGGGACGATCAGGTTGGGCGGCACGTCGAGGTAGCCGAGCGCCTGGGCGACGCCCATGTTGCGCACCATCGAGCGGCCGACGAAGGCGACCTTGCGGCCGTGCGCGTGGGCCGTGTCGAGGACCTGTTGGATCCGGTGCACGTGGCTGGCGAAGCTGGACACGATCACGCGGCGCGGGGCGTCGCGGAAGACCTGCTCGATCGCGGGGGCGAGCTCACGCTCGGAGGTCGTGAAGCCCGGGACCTCGGCGTTCGTGGAGTCGGTGAGGAAGAGGTCGACCCCCTCCTCACCCAGGCGCGCGAAGCCGCGCAGGTCGGTGATCCGGCTGTCGAGCGGGAACTGGTCCATCTTGAAGTCGCCGGTGTGGAGAACCATGCCGGCGCCCGTACGGATCGCGACCGCGAGGCCGTCCGGGATGGAGTGGTTGACGGCCAGGAACTCGAGGTCGAACGGGCCGTACGACGAGCTGTCGCGGTCGCCCTCCTTGACCTCGTGGGTCACGGGACGGATCCGGTGCTCCTTGAGCTTCTCGACGATCAGGGCCAGCGTCAGCCGGGAGGCGATCACCGGGATGTCCGCGCGCTCGCGCAGCAGGTACGGCACGCCGCCGATGTGGTCCTCGTGGCCGTGCGTGAGCACGATGCCGACGACGTCCTGGATCCGGTTCCGGATGTAGCTGAAGTCGGGAAGGATCACGTCGACCCCCGGCTGGTGCTCCTCCGGGAAGAGGACGCCGCAGTCGACCACGAGCAGCTTCTTGCCGTACTCGAAGACGGTCATGTTCCGACCGATCTCTCCGAGGCCGCCGAGAGCGACGATGCGAAGACCGTGCGCTGGGAGGGCCGGCGGCTGCTTGAGGTCGAGATGGGGATGGCTCACGAAGATCCGTTCAGAAGTGTTGCGAAGTGGGGGTCCGGTGCCGGCTCATCTCTGCCCGACGATCTCGACACGGGTCTGTCTGCCTCACGGACCGATGCCACCGTATCCGTGATGCGACCCGACGAGCACGCTCAGGGTCCCGAGTCGCGCATTCGACGCCACCCCGAACCGTCAGGTCCTGGGGTCGTCGACGACGTCGCGGACAGTGCGAGGACGTCATGCGGACGGAGCAAACGGATGCACTTTCCGTATGACCTCATGGGGTTCGCCCCGCGCACTGTCAGCGGCTGGTCCGGGTCAGCCGGGAGTGTAGGTGTAGGCCACGGAGCCAGCGCCGAACCGGCGCACGTTCTGCAGCACCAGGTCCACCGGTCCACCGAAGAGCCTGTAGCCCTTGCCGAAGGCGATGGGGTGGACGTTGATGCGGTACTCGTCGACGAGCCCGAGCCGAGTCAGCTCTTGGGCGAAAGTGGCGCCGCCATAGGTGAGGATCGGCCCGCCTTCCGTCGCCTTGAGCTCGGCCATGCCGCTCTCGAGGTCTTCATAGATCGTCGTCTCGGGCCAGGTCGCCTCGGTCAATGTTCGTGAGAAGACCGCCTTGGGAATCTCGTTCATCGGCTTGGCCAAAGCGTCGGTCGAGGACTGCCAGTACGGCGCCATCTCCAGGTAGGCGCCACGGCCCATCGCGTGCACGCCCGCACTGCTGATCAGGTCGAGGATCTCGGCGGCGAACTCGTCGTCGTAGAAGTTCATCGGCCACGCCGGCACCTCGCCGGGCTGCCCCACGAAGCCGTCCAAGGACATGTCCATCTTCAGTATCAAAGATCGCATGCAAGGACCGACCACCCTCCTCGCTCAAAGTCATCGGGGACGGCGCGGGCCGGTGCTGGATCGGTCAGCGGGGGCGGAACAGGCAGTCGTGCTGCAGCCGTTCAGTCGGAGCACAGGCAGAACGGGTGTCCGGCCGGGTCGAGGAAGACGCGGAAGCTCGTCCCCGGCTGGTGCTCGTGTTTGGTCGCGCCCAGCCCGAGGACAGCCGTCTCGGCGGTGTCCAGGTCGTCCACGGCAACGTCGATGTGCATCTGCTGCGGGACGTCCTGGCCTGGCCACTGGGGAGGGTGGTAGCCCTCGACCTTCTGGAAGCCGATGCCGTCGCCGTATTCCGCGCGGACGAAGCACATGTCTGGGTCGTTGCTGGCGATCGGCCAGTCGAGCAGCGCGCTGTAGAACTCTGCGAGGAGCTGAGGGTCGGGGCAGTCGAGGACGACGACAGGAAAGCGTGCGATAGCCATGGCCTGCACGCTAGGGATGATCCCGGACGGAATGCTTCCGCGATCGTCATCTCCCGGGCGTACCCGCGTCAGCGGCCGCCGAGTGCGTCGAGGGTCGCCATGTCGTCGTCGGTCAGGCTGAACCCGGCGACGTCCGCGTTCGATCGGATGCGGTCGGCGTGAACGGACTTCGGGATCACGATCACGTCGTGCTGCAGGTGCCAGCGGATGATGACCTGGGCCGGCGAGCGCCCGGTCCGCTCAGCGATCTCCAGGATCGCAGGATGCTCGAGGGTGCCACCCCGAAGGGCGCTGTAGCCCTCGAGTGCGATGTTGCGAGCGCGGTGCTCGGCCAGCGTCTCGGCGTCGAAGAGGAGCGGGCTCCACTCGATCTGGTTGACCGCGGGCGCCGCTCCGGTGGCATTCGTGATCTCGTCGATCAGGGGGATGTCGAAGTTGCTCACCCCGATCTCACGGGCCAGGCCCGCCTCCCGGGCCTCGACGAAGGCGTGCCACATCTCGGTGTTGGCGGAACCGTCCGCGGGCCAGTGGATGAGCCACAGGTCCACGTGGTCGGTCTGCAGCAGCTCGAGGCTCTCCCGAAGAGTGCTGAGCTCCTGGCCGGCCCGGTTGGGCGGGCACTTGGTGGTGACGAAGACGTCGTCGCGGGGGATCCCGCTCTCGGCCAGTGCGCGGCCGACCTCGCGCTCGTTGCCGTAGACCGTCGCGGTGTCGAGGTGGCGGTAGCCGGTCTCGAGCGCCGTCGAGGTCGCGCGCACCGCGTCAGGGCCCTTGATCTGCCAGGTGCCGAAGCCGAGGAGCGGGATCCGAGTGCCCTCGGTGAGCGAGACGGTGTCGTCGGGAAGTCGGGGGGTGTCGTCGGTCATGTCGCGATGCTAGTCACCACCTGCACGCCGCCACGTCGGCCAGACCGGCCACCACGTCGGCGACAACCGGGCGGTCAGTGCCTCCGCAGACGACCACTAGGCGTGGTGGCACGGATGAGGTTCACTGAAGAGATGACCGCGCCGGGAGCGGGCAGGGGAGCTGTCCTCATGTGGTTGTGCCTCGCCGTGCTGGTCCTCGCCTCGTGTGCCGACGACTCCGACGGCAAGGACTCTGCATCGAGCTCGGAGGGACCCACCGGCACTCCCCGCCAGTCGCCGAGCGGCGCAGCACAGGGCGCAAGCTTCACGGTCGACGGGAGGGAGCTCCTCCTCGACTGCACGGGTGAGGGCGCACCCACGATGGTCCTGGAGGTCGGCGAGGGCGCTCCTCGCCAAGCTCTCTCCGGCATCGGTGACGCCTACCGATCGCAGGTCAGGGTGTGTTCCTACGAGCGCGCCAGCACCGACAGGAACATCGTGTCCGACCTGCACGGCCTGCTCGAAGCCGCCCACGTGCCCGGCCCGTACCTGCTGGTCGGTCACTCGGCCGGGGGCCTCCTGGTCCAGGCGTACGCCGCCGCCTACCCGGACGAGACCGCTGGCGTGGTGGCCATCAACCCGGTGCCTGCCTGGCAAGCGTGGTCGACGCTCGCGTTCAACGAGATGACCAGCCGCGAGCGGAAGGACGAGGCCGCCTACTACGGGGGCGCCAACGGCGAGTCGCTGGACTACCGCGACATCAGTCGACTGATCGCCGAGTCCCCGGCACCGCGCACCATCCCGCTGCACGTCCTGATCTCGACCGCGGCCCAGTGCGACAGCCCGAAGGACATCTGCGCACGCACGTACCCGGCGTACGAGCAGATCTCCCGGGCCGTCGCCCGGCGATGGGGAGAGGGCCGTTTCAGTGAGGTCGAGGCACCCCATGAGATCCCGGTCGCGGACGTGCAGCCCGCCATCGACGACGTGATCTCGCGCGCCCGTCAGTGACGTCGGCCAGGCTCGCGGCAACCGAGCGGTCAGGCGTCGGCCTCGGTCAGTGACGTGGGCGGCAGCCAGTCGGCCCCGAGGAGCTCGGCGAGGTCGGCGAGGCCGGTGGTGTCGCCGCCGACCGTGTCGGACGCGGCGGCGATGCGCTCCACCATCACCTTGCCGACCTGCTCCTCCACCGTGCCCTCGGCGTACGCGATGTGCCACGGCGAGACCTGGTGGTCGCGGTGGGTGCGGCCGGTCACCTGCCGTCCGGCGATGCCCGAGAAGCGGGCCTGGTGGAAGACGCCGACGCGCGGTTCGGTGCTCGCCCGGTGGCCGTCGGGGAGGGTCTCGCCGGCGTGCAGGCTGATCGAGGCGACCGTGGTGAAGACGCAGACCCTGGCCTGACCGGTCTGGAAGCGGAGCCGCTCGGCCTCGGGGTCGAACCGGTCGCGGCCGTAGATCGTGGCGACCTCGATGCCGGAGTCGCGCAGCCGGTCGGCGATGGGGTCGGCAGCGGTCCCGACGAACTCGACCGAGCACGCCACCTGCCGCTCCGCCTGGACCTGCTGGTCGATCCAGGCGACCGTCGAGTCGACCCGGATCAGGCCCGCCTTCTGCCGGAAGCGCAGCAGCGCGGCGCGGCCCTTCGCGACGTTGCGGCCGCGACGCGCGATGTCCATCTCGCGACAGAACTCGCCCCACTC is part of the Nocardioides conyzicola genome and encodes:
- a CDS encoding ribonuclease J encodes the protein MSHPHLDLKQPPALPAHGLRIVALGGLGEIGRNMTVFEYGKKLLVVDCGVLFPEEHQPGVDVILPDFSYIRNRIQDVVGIVLTHGHEDHIGGVPYLLRERADIPVIASRLTLALIVEKLKEHRIRPVTHEVKEGDRDSSSYGPFDLEFLAVNHSIPDGLAVAIRTGAGMVLHTGDFKMDQFPLDSRITDLRGFARLGEEGVDLFLTDSTNAEVPGFTTSERELAPAIEQVFRDAPRRVIVSSFASHVHRIQQVLDTAHAHGRKVAFVGRSMVRNMGVAQALGYLDVPPNLIVPLDQLEKMPANKATLICTGSQGEPLAALSRMASRDHKIRVGEGDTILMASSVIPGNENAISNVINGLTRWGAHVVHKGNAKVHVSGHASAGELVYCYNIVQPRNVMPVHGEYRHLRANADLAISTGLAKERVVLAEDGVVVDLVDGQAKITGKVRAGNIYVDAQTVGGVTEATLKDRRTLGEEGVVTVLAIVDADTGRLADPPDFLVRGFVHEDGAFDPAVAVVEKCLARAAAEGIGDPHQLEQMLARDVARWAGRAFRRNPLIIPIVIDA
- a CDS encoding SMP-30/gluconolactonase/LRE family protein produces the protein MTAAPRTIVSDAHFLEAPRWHDGRLWYSDFYGHQVHSVREDGSDDRVEAEVPGQPSGLGWLPDGRLLVVSMTDRRLLRREADGSLVVHADLSAYATGHANDLAVDAAGRAYVGNFGFDLMAGDPIETASLHRVDPDGTVTEVADELWFPNGAVITPDGVLLVVETFGNRVTAFDLGDDGTLGNRRVWAEFGPLPSDRDVAAALGGLSVAGDGACLDAEGALWIADAIGDRVVRVVEGGTITDEIKPGSPVYACGLGGESGRTLFMCAAPDFHAEARAAATEARMLAQEVAVPAP
- a CDS encoding alpha/beta hydrolase, giving the protein MTAPGAGRGAVLMWLCLAVLVLASCADDSDGKDSASSSEGPTGTPRQSPSGAAQGASFTVDGRELLLDCTGEGAPTMVLEVGEGAPRQALSGIGDAYRSQVRVCSYERASTDRNIVSDLHGLLEAAHVPGPYLLVGHSAGGLLVQAYAAAYPDETAGVVAINPVPAWQAWSTLAFNEMTSRERKDEAAYYGGANGESLDYRDISRLIAESPAPRTIPLHVLISTAAQCDSPKDICARTYPAYEQISRAVARRWGEGRFSEVEAPHEIPVADVQPAIDDVISRARQ
- a CDS encoding VOC family protein — its product is MAIARFPVVVLDCPDPQLLAEFYSALLDWPIASNDPDMCFVRAEYGDGIGFQKVEGYHPPQWPGQDVPQQMHIDVAVDDLDTAETAVLGLGATKHEHQPGTSFRVFLDPAGHPFCLCSD
- a CDS encoding aldo/keto reductase, with the protein product MTDDTPRLPDDTVSLTEGTRIPLLGFGTWQIKGPDAVRATSTALETGYRHLDTATVYGNEREVGRALAESGIPRDDVFVTTKCPPNRAGQELSTLRESLELLQTDHVDLWLIHWPADGSANTEMWHAFVEAREAGLAREIGVSNFDIPLIDEITNATGAAPAVNQIEWSPLLFDAETLAEHRARNIALEGYSALRGGTLEHPAILEIAERTGRSPAQVIIRWHLQHDVIVIPKSVHADRIRSNADVAGFSLTDDDMATLDALGGR
- a CDS encoding ABC transporter permease, producing MIRRVLARPERVTPLVALALVIVAFAATPLRTGTPIATFDIYNALQGFAQIGLLALAIGLTMIAGEFDLSVVGTYALGGMVAVQAGQDSPLLGVLAAVGCGVAIGAVQGLLIARLRIPSMPVTLATYIALLGLTYAMSGGLSVSYTNFDATLWVDQTIGGYFSPRSLITLAAFLLAALLLVGTRLGPELRAIGGDRRASRVAGVRVERTLVGLFTASGALAALGGALLAYSYASANPDPGLRPLLIAVVAALLGGVSLAGGRGTPLGLLAGALCVALLAQVVAVSYLPDYTIQLFYAALLAVIVAIDSPGLHRSVDRLRARGVLRPWRT
- a CDS encoding dihydrofolate reductase family protein, with protein sequence MRSLILKMDMSLDGFVGQPGEVPAWPMNFYDDEFAAEILDLISSAGVHAMGRGAYLEMAPYWQSSTDALAKPMNEIPKAVFSRTLTEATWPETTIYEDLESGMAELKATEGGPILTYGGATFAQELTRLGLVDEYRINVHPIAFGKGYRLFGGPVDLVLQNVRRFGAGSVAYTYTPG
- a CDS encoding ABC transporter permease; translation: MTTTDDEPRGQVAVAMPGAPAARGWRPDPLGVLLLVVVVALVPVAVTTDRFLTLDNARAILAATAFVGITAVGATLVMIAGSAVSMAASQTATVVAMVFLSTQDLGLSVALLLSLLCGIAITAVQGVVIGYWEANPIVLTIAAGFAIGGTATWLSGGTTVYAEDDAYDVLNSTVLGLPVAVYVLLVVALVAEWVLRRTTPGRQMFLVGENRGAARAAGLPVGRVIGVAWAFFGLCIAITGVFLASFNTSATVSLGGTLTLDAIAAVLVGGTAITGGRGSALRTLGGAVLISVIANLLLIRGYSTGAQILVKGVLVLVVVVLVHLRSTRGHR
- a CDS encoding SDR family NAD(P)-dependent oxidoreductase, which gives rise to MANLTFDFSGRTVLVTGAARGVGRAIGEHFRLAGATVYLVDLEADAVMAAASEIGAVGLTADVGDSEQVASVVDRVVADTGRLDVLVNNAGILRDGVVWKLTDDDYESVMAVHAGGTFRFTRAAVPHFRHQGRGRIINVTSYTGLRGNAGQSNYAMAKAGIIGFTKTTAKELARFGTTVNAISPNAATRMIESVPPDKLAALTAAIPMGRFAAASEMAAAVAFLASDEAAYITGVVFPVDGGLSL